Proteins co-encoded in one Aspergillus luchuensis IFO 4308 DNA, chromosome 6, nearly complete sequence genomic window:
- a CDS encoding uncharacterized protein (COG:S;~EggNog:ENOG410PRE4;~TransMembrane:1 (o27-48i)): MFNPISKLVRRGDSESNDGLSPYMVDLLISLLVLILLGLALVGALLVLRRKRLNREQSELPVHNGQCVPNHRRFTVSASPNAKTESVLVYDEKRSLIENSSSPPPSPVPEIRITFPEEEDESGKRKSGRVVVVRITDAGGVGLEPCNEELPPYQSSDAERFQSLDIERMGGLKEKEATNRWS; encoded by the coding sequence ATGTTCAACCCTATTTCGAAGCTTGTTCGGCGCGGTGATTCTGAAAGCAACGATGGTCTCTCTCCCTACATGGTCGATCTTCTGATTTCCCTGCTGGTCCTCATTCTGCTCGGTCTCGCCCTGGTCGGtgctcttcttgtcttgCGCCGCAAGCGCCTGAACCGCGAACAATCCGAACTTCCTGTACACAACGGGCAATGCGTGCCCAACCACCGTCGATTCACCGTCTCTGCTTCGCCGAACGCCAAGACAGAGTCCGTTCTGGTTTATGACGAGAAACGCAGTCTCATTGAGAATTCGTCGAGTCCCCCGCCCAGTCCGGTTCCCGAAATTCGCATCACGTtcccggaggaggaggacgaatcCGGCAAGCGCAAGTCGGGTCgagttgtggttgtgagGATTACCGACGCAGGTGGAGTGGGCTTGGAGCCTTGCAACGAGGAGCTTCCGCCGTATCAGTCCAGCGATGCGGAGCGATTCCAGTCATTAGATATCGAGCGCATGGGTGGGctcaaagaaaaggaagccaCCAACAGATGGTCTTAG